A window of Halobellus sp. LT62 contains these coding sequences:
- a CDS encoding FAD-dependent monooxygenase: MSSTDIDQPVLIAGAGPTGMTAALALRARGIPAAILEADSEDRDRAGSRAIYVHGSTLKTLERNYPGLGKDLIEEGLVWPTRHTMWRGKTVFRRTYDNPGGTGEFPHFSSLPQVTTEKYMHEALEDLGVEIHWDAGVESVESTPDGVHVETTDGREWETPYLIGADGGGSQVRKEIGSEFEGDQSENSFIIVDVETLDGNTIEEEPIPFERLFHYDDPAAGGRNVMLVPFAGGWRLDIQCLGDDDPEEISSDEEMRKLVREIMGEEYVDNIQWTSTYKFLQVIADSFVDEHRRVLLAGEAAHLLAPFGARGMNSCVADADEAASAIAVAARAEQPAVARNEVELYAARRERAAEYNISAAGQALDYLQGDTPVTVLRKEVAASLADYFEPAGEYLDDAPYGPHESPPIASTGNY, translated from the coding sequence ATGAGTTCGACTGATATCGATCAACCCGTGCTGATCGCCGGTGCCGGACCGACCGGGATGACCGCCGCGCTCGCGCTCCGCGCACGCGGTATCCCCGCGGCGATCCTCGAAGCCGACTCCGAGGACCGCGACCGTGCGGGGAGCCGCGCGATCTACGTCCACGGTTCGACGCTGAAGACGCTCGAACGAAACTACCCCGGACTCGGCAAGGATCTCATCGAGGAGGGCCTCGTCTGGCCGACCCGCCACACGATGTGGCGCGGCAAGACGGTGTTCCGGCGCACCTACGACAACCCCGGCGGGACCGGCGAGTTCCCGCACTTCTCGAGTCTCCCGCAGGTCACCACCGAGAAGTACATGCACGAGGCGCTCGAGGACCTCGGCGTCGAGATCCACTGGGACGCGGGCGTCGAATCCGTCGAGTCCACGCCCGACGGCGTCCACGTCGAGACGACCGACGGACGGGAGTGGGAGACGCCGTACCTCATCGGTGCGGACGGCGGCGGCTCGCAGGTGCGCAAGGAGATCGGATCGGAGTTCGAGGGCGACCAATCGGAGAACTCCTTTATCATCGTCGACGTCGAGACGCTCGACGGCAACACGATCGAGGAGGAACCGATCCCCTTCGAGCGCCTCTTCCACTACGACGACCCCGCCGCGGGCGGCCGCAACGTGATGCTCGTTCCGTTCGCGGGCGGCTGGCGGCTCGACATCCAATGTCTCGGTGACGACGACCCCGAAGAGATTTCCAGCGACGAGGAGATGCGAAAGCTCGTCCGCGAGATTATGGGCGAGGAGTACGTCGACAACATCCAGTGGACCTCGACGTACAAGTTCCTGCAGGTGATCGCCGACTCGTTCGTCGACGAGCACCGCCGCGTGCTCTTGGCCGGTGAGGCCGCACACCTGCTGGCTCCCTTCGGCGCGCGCGGGATGAACTCCTGCGTCGCCGACGCCGACGAGGCGGCCTCCGCGATCGCGGTCGCCGCGCGGGCAGAACAGCCCGCTGTCGCTCGCAACGAGGTTGAACTGTACGCGGCACGTCGCGAGCGCGCCGCCGAGTACAACATCTCCGCCGCCGGACAGGCGCTCGATTACCTCCAGGGCGACACCCCGGTCACCGTCCTCCGCAAGGAGGTCGCCGCCTCGCTCGCCGATTACTTCGAACCCGCCGGCGAATACCTCGACGACGCGCCGTACGGACCGCACGAGTCCCCCCCGATCGCGTCGACGGGCAACTACTGA